Proteins encoded in a region of the Haloarcula litorea genome:
- a CDS encoding alpha/beta hydrolase: protein MTGPHQDRPLVTAGAPLDAAEAALVLVHGRGSTAGSIVQMADEFHRHGVAYFAPQAARNTWYPNRFTAPVESNEPGRSSGLEAIDDAVSEANDAGIPTERVIVLGFSQGACLACEYVARNPRSYGGLAVLSGGLIGESIDRGDYQGDLKGTPVFLGCSDVDPHIPEERVHQSAEVFQQLDGTVVKRLYEGMSHSINQDEREYVSGMVADLVE, encoded by the coding sequence ATGACAGGTCCACATCAGGATCGTCCCCTCGTGACGGCTGGCGCACCCCTTGATGCCGCTGAGGCTGCGCTCGTTCTCGTCCACGGTCGGGGATCGACTGCCGGGAGTATCGTCCAGATGGCAGATGAATTCCATCGACACGGTGTCGCGTATTTCGCGCCCCAGGCGGCCCGAAATACGTGGTATCCGAATCGATTCACCGCGCCGGTCGAATCGAACGAACCCGGGCGCTCCTCTGGCTTGGAGGCCATCGACGACGCCGTGTCGGAAGCCAATGATGCAGGTATTCCGACCGAACGGGTCATCGTTCTGGGCTTCTCTCAAGGGGCGTGTTTAGCGTGCGAGTACGTCGCGCGAAACCCACGCTCCTACGGCGGACTCGCAGTGCTGAGTGGCGGTCTCATCGGTGAATCTATCGACCGAGGCGATTACCAGGGCGACCTGAAAGGGACCCCTGTGTTCCTCGGGTGTAGCGACGTTGATCCGCATATCCCCGAAGAACGAGTCCACCAGTCGGCTGAAGTTTTCCAGCAGTTGGATGGTACGGTGGTCAAACGTCTCTACGAGGGGATGAGTCACAGTATTAACCAAGACGAGAGAGAGTACGTCTCGGGGATGGTCGCAGACCTCGTCGAGTAG
- a CDS encoding potassium channel family protein, producing the protein MAKHSQYARYYLITVVGTIVVFTLAYDYGMTTLENRPQPLVNSFQVVFQTFTTVGYGEDAPWTSPIMNVLVMGMQVTGILLIFAALPVFVIPLIEDVLATDPPTAVDDVHGHVILCSYTRKSDALISELSEHDVDYVIVESDRETAVLLYEQGHSVVYGDPEVTETLRKAQVDTATAVVADASDEVNVSIVLAAEEATDEIYTISIIEDYDLADYHRHAGADRVFSPNQLLGERLVDKATTMEPMNLDDVVELSEEFEIVEVPIQPRSGLVGETLSENQVAERTGAALLGAWIGGEFTSPIPPETVLDGQTILLAVGRKPQLDRLKQLGNSGIHRPVHGHHSVVVAGMGEVGSAVTDALARAEIEPTTLDIEDKPSVDVTCNATNPEALLDANIETAQTVILALPDDTDAVFATLLVRRLNPEVKIIARANEADSIPKLYRAGADYVLALATVTGEMIAGEILPAGGPLSPSERVQIVHREAPKLAGQTLAESRVRTRTGVTVVAVERDGEIISGIDPSFTVRENDALLISGTQEEIEQFSEFTK; encoded by the coding sequence ATGGCTAAGCATTCACAGTACGCCCGTTACTACCTCATTACGGTCGTAGGAACGATCGTCGTTTTCACCCTCGCATATGACTACGGGATGACTACCTTAGAAAACCGGCCTCAGCCGCTTGTAAACTCTTTCCAGGTCGTCTTTCAGACGTTTACAACCGTCGGATACGGAGAGGATGCACCGTGGACGAGCCCCATAATGAACGTACTTGTTATGGGTATGCAAGTAACTGGTATTCTTCTCATTTTCGCTGCCCTCCCCGTGTTCGTTATCCCGCTGATTGAGGATGTTCTCGCGACGGACCCCCCAACTGCCGTTGATGACGTTCACGGACACGTCATCCTCTGTTCGTACACACGAAAGAGCGATGCGTTGATTTCTGAGCTCAGTGAACACGACGTTGATTACGTCATCGTGGAGTCGGACCGGGAGACTGCCGTATTATTGTACGAACAGGGCCACTCTGTCGTGTACGGCGACCCCGAAGTAACCGAGACACTCCGGAAGGCTCAGGTCGACACCGCGACAGCCGTAGTGGCTGATGCATCCGACGAGGTGAACGTTAGCATCGTTCTCGCAGCAGAGGAGGCGACAGACGAGATATACACGATCAGCATCATCGAAGATTACGACCTCGCCGACTACCACCGCCATGCCGGTGCTGACCGGGTCTTTTCGCCGAATCAATTGCTCGGCGAACGGCTCGTAGACAAGGCGACGACGATGGAGCCGATGAACTTGGACGATGTCGTTGAACTCTCTGAAGAGTTCGAAATCGTCGAAGTCCCCATCCAGCCTCGGAGTGGACTCGTCGGCGAGACACTCTCCGAAAACCAGGTCGCCGAGCGGACCGGTGCGGCTCTACTCGGGGCGTGGATCGGGGGCGAATTTACGAGCCCAATTCCACCGGAAACGGTTCTCGACGGACAAACGATCCTGCTCGCCGTTGGTCGTAAACCACAACTAGACCGGCTCAAGCAGCTGGGCAATTCGGGAATCCACCGACCCGTTCACGGTCACCACAGCGTCGTGGTTGCCGGGATGGGCGAGGTAGGGTCGGCAGTCACGGACGCGCTGGCACGCGCCGAGATAGAGCCGACAACACTGGATATCGAGGACAAGCCGAGTGTCGATGTCACGTGTAATGCGACGAACCCCGAGGCGCTCCTCGACGCGAATATCGAAACGGCACAGACTGTGATCCTCGCGTTGCCAGACGACACTGATGCGGTGTTTGCCACACTTCTCGTTCGGAGACTCAACCCCGAAGTGAAAATCATCGCTCGGGCGAACGAAGCCGATAGTATTCCCAAGCTGTACCGGGCCGGTGCTGACTACGTGCTGGCGCTTGCGACGGTCACTGGAGAGATGATTGCTGGAGAGATCCTCCCTGCTGGGGGACCTCTCTCACCTTCCGAGCGGGTGCAGATCGTCCACAGGGAGGCCCCAAAGCTTGCCGGGCAGACACTCGCCGAGTCGAGAGTGCGCACGCGAACCGGAGTGACAGTTGTTGCCGTCGAGCGCGACGGCGAGATAATCTCGGGGATCGATCCGTCATTCACCGTACGCGAGAACGATGCGTTACTCATTAGCGGGACACAGGAAGAGATCGAGCAATTCAGCGAATTCACCAAGTGA
- a CDS encoding VOC family protein — translation MDTNGLPQGARVGRTALTVSDREEMTEFYRRVVGLSMLDKSPTTTVLGVDGDPLLILEEHTDSNARPGPTTGLFHIAFRVPSRGALGDALERIREHWQLDGSADHRVSEALYVTDPEGNGVEIYRDFPEADWSVADDGSIRLGNDPLDVNEIAAVAAGETQAPPETDIGHLHLEVSSLDEFKRCYVDTLGFEVKSELKTAVFVSAGRYHHRIAANTGHNKSEPRRGRGLSWFEIVLPEASSLESLRTRLAASQWTITELEESISITDSDGIEIRFRQQQ, via the coding sequence ATGGACACAAACGGACTCCCGCAGGGGGCACGTGTCGGACGGACAGCACTCACTGTCTCGGACCGCGAGGAGATGACCGAATTCTATCGGCGCGTGGTCGGTCTCAGTATGCTAGACAAGTCTCCCACGACCACGGTGCTCGGAGTCGATGGGGACCCTCTCCTCATCCTCGAGGAGCACACGGATAGCAACGCACGACCTGGGCCGACTACCGGGCTCTTCCATATCGCCTTCAGGGTGCCCTCCCGTGGAGCACTCGGGGATGCTCTCGAACGAATCCGAGAGCACTGGCAGCTCGATGGTTCGGCCGACCATCGGGTCAGTGAAGCGCTCTACGTTACAGACCCCGAGGGGAACGGCGTCGAGATCTACCGGGACTTCCCGGAGGCGGACTGGTCTGTCGCCGATGATGGTAGCATTCGACTCGGAAATGACCCACTCGATGTGAACGAGATAGCTGCGGTAGCTGCTGGTGAGACGCAGGCTCCGCCTGAAACAGATATCGGACATCTCCACCTCGAGGTGTCCTCACTGGACGAGTTCAAACGCTGCTACGTCGATACCCTCGGGTTCGAAGTGAAATCGGAGTTGAAAACCGCAGTCTTCGTCTCCGCCGGGCGGTATCACCACCGCATCGCGGCGAACACCGGACACAATAAATCGGAGCCACGCCGCGGCCGGGGGTTATCCTGGTTCGAAATTGTCCTGCCAGAGGCGTCGTCGCTCGAATCCCTTCGAACCCGTCTCGCAGCCAGTCAGTGGACGATAACCGAGCTTGAAGAAAGTATCTCGATAACGGACTCGGACGGCATCGAGATACGGTTCCGACAGCAACAATGA
- a CDS encoding type 1 glutamine amidotransferase — translation MSNEPIPGHDLTGTRLYDGESLPDLSTFDWLIVMGGPMGIHDTDEYPWLTAEKNLIRTAVDADKVVVGICLGAQLVAEALGGQVSEADISEIGWFPVEATAEAAKSPLFADFGETYEVFHWHGDTFDLPEGATRVARTEACANQAFVYGDRVVGLQFHLESSSTTVDEIIENSGDLPDGPFVQDDETMRAAVEKTEPLEQRLRTLFDNLEQQVTESDTKTEGEP, via the coding sequence GTGAGCAACGAACCGATTCCGGGCCACGACCTGACGGGGACGCGCCTGTACGACGGCGAATCGCTCCCCGACCTCAGCACGTTCGACTGGCTGATCGTTATGGGCGGGCCGATGGGCATCCACGACACCGACGAGTACCCCTGGCTCACGGCGGAGAAAAACCTCATTCGGACGGCGGTTGACGCCGACAAGGTGGTCGTCGGAATCTGCCTCGGGGCTCAGCTGGTCGCCGAGGCGCTCGGCGGCCAGGTCTCCGAAGCCGACATCTCGGAGATCGGCTGGTTCCCCGTCGAGGCGACTGCCGAAGCAGCCAAATCACCGCTGTTCGCCGACTTTGGCGAGACGTACGAGGTGTTCCACTGGCACGGCGACACGTTCGACCTCCCCGAGGGCGCGACCCGAGTGGCTCGGACCGAAGCGTGTGCGAATCAGGCGTTCGTCTACGGCGACCGGGTCGTCGGTCTCCAGTTCCATCTCGAGTCCTCGTCGACGACCGTCGACGAGATCATCGAAAACAGCGGCGACCTGCCCGACGGGCCGTTCGTCCAAGACGACGAGACGATGCGGGCGGCGGTCGAAAAGACCGAGCCGTTAGAGCAGCGGCTCCGGACGCTGTTCGACAATCTCGAGCAGCAGGTCACGGAGTCCGACACCAAGACGGAGGGTGAACCGTGA
- a CDS encoding SDR family oxidoreductase yields the protein MSSRFDFGDRVVLVTGASGSLGTATVRQFHDAGATVCMSARNPPEDSEAADLLASDRVHFYQGDFTEEPAVEQVFDSLIDDHGHLDALCTLVGTWEGGNPIDETDVDAFDFLIDVNLKTTFLASKYAIPHLRESGGTLVSVSSRSSLEGGEGDGPYRAAKAGVRLLTETIAEENLGTVRANAIVPDVIDTLANREMVPDADPSAWPTPDEIARVVLFLCSDTASVTSGAAVPVYGEM from the coding sequence ATGTCGAGTCGATTCGATTTCGGTGATCGAGTCGTCCTCGTGACGGGCGCGAGTGGCTCACTCGGCACCGCCACCGTCAGACAGTTCCACGACGCCGGTGCAACCGTCTGTATGAGCGCCCGTAATCCTCCGGAAGACAGCGAAGCGGCTGACCTCCTCGCTTCAGATCGCGTCCATTTCTATCAGGGGGATTTCACCGAAGAGCCCGCGGTCGAACAAGTGTTTGACTCACTCATCGACGATCACGGGCACCTCGATGCACTCTGTACGCTCGTTGGCACGTGGGAAGGCGGTAATCCGATCGACGAGACCGACGTCGATGCGTTCGATTTCCTCATAGATGTGAACCTCAAGACGACTTTCCTCGCCTCGAAGTATGCCATTCCACATCTCCGCGAATCCGGTGGGACTCTGGTGAGCGTCAGTTCCCGTTCCTCGCTCGAAGGTGGTGAGGGCGATGGTCCGTATCGGGCAGCGAAAGCCGGCGTCCGACTGCTGACCGAAACGATTGCCGAGGAGAACCTCGGGACGGTGCGTGCAAACGCGATCGTGCCGGATGTCATCGATACGCTGGCGAACCGGGAGATGGTGCCCGATGCCGACCCAAGCGCTTGGCCGACGCCAGACGAGATCGCACGCGTGGTCCTTTTCCTCTGCAGCGACACTGCGAGCGTAACGAGCGGTGCCGCGGTTCCCGTCTACGGGGAGATGTGA
- a CDS encoding DsrE family protein: MDIVFHLSSSQSVDGAEALANVSNLLGDETADVDSVVLIANGGGVQHLRSDSDVADRVRVLMEHGVEFKACRNAMNAQNISSGDLVDGIGTVPSGIGGVANLESDGYSYIKIP; the protein is encoded by the coding sequence ATGGATATCGTGTTCCACCTGTCCAGCAGCCAGAGTGTAGATGGAGCAGAAGCGCTTGCGAACGTATCCAACCTGTTGGGTGATGAGACCGCTGACGTGGACTCAGTCGTGCTCATCGCTAACGGCGGTGGCGTACAACACCTCCGGTCTGATTCAGATGTTGCTGACCGTGTTCGTGTATTGATGGAACACGGTGTTGAGTTCAAAGCGTGTCGGAACGCGATGAACGCCCAGAACATATCATCCGGCGACCTCGTTGATGGTATCGGAACCGTCCCCAGCGGCATCGGTGGGGTGGCCAATCTCGAATCGGACGGCTACTCGTACATCAAAATCCCCTGA
- a CDS encoding winged helix-turn-helix transcriptional regulator, translated as MASINSRDEKAQEDKSPNACSVVEAVNEIGSEWRLIVLYDLVNSEEKRFNELKRSTGANSRTLSRVVEDLEDGGLVERRVEDKPIATYYSLTDSGASLCPVFDEIECWADEHL; from the coding sequence ATGGCATCGATTAATTCCCGGGACGAGAAAGCACAGGAGGACAAAAGCCCGAACGCGTGTTCGGTTGTCGAAGCTGTGAACGAGATTGGATCAGAGTGGCGGCTGATTGTGCTCTACGATCTCGTCAATTCGGAAGAAAAGCGTTTCAACGAACTCAAGCGATCAACGGGTGCTAACTCTCGAACACTATCGCGTGTCGTTGAAGATCTCGAGGATGGCGGGCTCGTTGAGCGGCGTGTCGAGGATAAACCGATCGCCACCTACTACTCTCTCACCGATAGCGGTGCGTCGCTGTGCCCGGTGTTCGACGAGATCGAATGCTGGGCTGACGAACATCTATAG
- a CDS encoding HalOD1 output domain-containing protein, which translates to MEREDTPALTRHIDSQESIEAIVAEAIADIENTHPAKIEPIYESIDIGAVDALLRSADAQVLVEFEHDDLVVNIIGRSRVEVFN; encoded by the coding sequence ATGGAAAGAGAAGATACGCCAGCGCTAACCCGCCATATCGATAGTCAGGAGTCGATCGAAGCTATTGTTGCCGAGGCTATCGCCGATATAGAAAATACTCATCCAGCGAAGATAGAGCCGATATATGAATCGATTGATATTGGAGCAGTAGATGCGCTGCTGCGTTCCGCGGACGCCCAGGTGTTGGTAGAGTTCGAACACGACGATCTCGTCGTGAATATCATCGGCAGGAGCCGAGTAGAGGTTTTCAATTGA
- a CDS encoding CoA-binding protein — MPIEENDGLRRVLELNTVAVVGASRSYEKSAHIIPAYLQRHGYEIIPVNPAADEIFGKRAYASLRDVPRSIDIVEIFRPSEEVPSIVDQVVAREDVQAIWMQTGIRNEAAARTAEANGVDVVQDHCMKVEHGKLMRHPMD; from the coding sequence ATGCCAATCGAGGAGAACGATGGGCTCCGACGGGTTCTCGAACTCAACACCGTTGCAGTCGTCGGAGCCTCGAGGTCATACGAGAAGTCCGCTCACATTATCCCCGCGTACCTGCAACGACACGGTTACGAAATCATACCGGTCAATCCCGCGGCAGACGAGATCTTCGGAAAACGAGCTTATGCTTCACTCCGCGACGTCCCCCGATCCATCGATATCGTCGAGATATTTCGACCGAGTGAGGAGGTCCCGAGCATCGTCGACCAAGTGGTAGCGCGTGAAGACGTTCAGGCCATCTGGATGCAGACCGGGATTCGGAACGAAGCGGCTGCAAGAACGGCAGAAGCAAACGGAGTAGACGTGGTTCAGGACCACTGTATGAAAGTCGAACACGGCAAGCTAATGCGTCATCCGATGGACTGA
- a CDS encoding CDGSH iron-sulfur domain-containing protein, with the protein MDEDIHYYSGEQIEVSYDANRCIHARECVRGLPDVFDPDKRPWIDPDNADVGDLSEVIVDCPTGALKFKRTDSGPEESVPDENHIIVSPDGPLYLRGDIEIVTPDDTTLLEDTRVALCRCGASENKPLCDNSHVDVDFEAAGSKTAPEIDSRGEDADGVLTVKPIPDGPVQVQGRFKLQQAGETETVRESSTALCRCGGSANKPFCDGTHSEIGFSSED; encoded by the coding sequence ATGGACGAAGACATCCACTATTATTCCGGAGAACAGATCGAAGTGAGCTACGACGCCAACCGCTGTATTCACGCCAGAGAGTGCGTGCGGGGGCTTCCCGACGTGTTCGACCCTGACAAGCGACCTTGGATCGATCCGGATAATGCCGACGTTGGCGACCTCTCAGAGGTCATCGTGGACTGCCCGACTGGTGCGTTGAAGTTCAAACGGACAGATAGCGGACCCGAAGAGTCTGTTCCGGACGAGAACCACATCATCGTCTCTCCTGACGGGCCACTGTATCTTCGAGGGGATATCGAAATCGTAACCCCAGACGATACGACGTTGCTTGAGGACACCCGCGTTGCGCTGTGCCGATGTGGGGCGTCGGAGAACAAACCACTGTGTGACAATAGTCACGTCGACGTAGATTTTGAGGCAGCTGGATCGAAGACAGCCCCCGAAATAGATTCGCGCGGAGAAGACGCTGACGGCGTGCTAACGGTCAAGCCGATACCCGACGGCCCTGTCCAGGTTCAGGGTCGATTCAAACTCCAGCAGGCGGGCGAAACGGAAACGGTCCGAGAGTCCTCGACTGCACTCTGTCGGTGTGGAGGGTCGGCGAACAAACCATTCTGCGATGGGACCCACAGTGAAATCGGTTTCTCGAGCGAAGATTAG
- a CDS encoding SDR family oxidoreductase, with translation MQTVLITGATGNIGSVVVRLLADSDVSVRAMTRSPERVGWSENLDVEVVKGDFMAPETLDNALTGTDQAFLLSPNVKHMAEMQSNFVAAAERADITHLVKLSAAGADPDTSWDIARWHGRVEQEIAASSLDYTFIRPVSYMQNLLNDAETIRSEGQFGRATPADAKINVVDTRDVARLVATVLRNNEHRGAVYKPTGPEPITFEAMAQALTEATGTEVAFRELAPSEAKRAIINDGGPEWLADAMVGLQVAFGDGLADLNTNDVHRVTGEPPGSFATFARDHAEVFTPN, from the coding sequence GTGCAAACAGTCCTCATCACCGGCGCGACCGGGAATATCGGCTCCGTCGTCGTCCGATTACTCGCTGATTCAGACGTATCCGTGAGAGCGATGACGCGGAGCCCAGAGCGCGTCGGTTGGAGCGAGAATTTGGACGTCGAGGTTGTCAAAGGGGACTTCATGGCTCCGGAGACGCTGGATAACGCGCTCACTGGAACCGACCAAGCGTTTCTACTCTCCCCGAACGTGAAGCACATGGCCGAGATGCAGTCGAACTTCGTCGCTGCTGCCGAACGTGCAGATATAACACACCTCGTCAAACTTTCAGCTGCTGGAGCAGATCCCGATACATCGTGGGACATCGCACGGTGGCACGGACGCGTCGAACAGGAAATAGCCGCGTCGTCCCTCGATTACACGTTCATCCGCCCGGTCAGCTATATGCAAAACCTCCTGAACGATGCAGAGACGATTCGGTCAGAGGGCCAGTTCGGTCGAGCTACGCCGGCAGACGCCAAAATCAACGTCGTTGATACGCGCGACGTCGCACGACTCGTCGCCACGGTACTCCGTAATAACGAGCATCGTGGGGCGGTATACAAACCCACCGGCCCCGAACCAATCACGTTCGAGGCCATGGCACAAGCGCTTACCGAGGCTACCGGTACGGAGGTGGCGTTTCGGGAACTGGCTCCCTCGGAAGCCAAGCGCGCGATTATAAACGACGGTGGTCCGGAGTGGCTGGCAGATGCGATGGTCGGGCTTCAAGTCGCGTTCGGGGATGGACTCGCCGACCTCAACACGAATGACGTGCACCGAGTCACCGGCGAACCGCCCGGGAGTTTCGCTACGTTCGCGCGGGATCACGCCGAGGTATTCACTCCTAACTAA
- a CDS encoding low temperature requirement protein A, with amino-acid sequence MVSELLDVPNRTREESQEVSTLELFFDLVFVFGFIQVVDFLSANLTWEGMARGIALLGVLWWAWVTYSWLTDAIPAAETLAGRLVILTATTSMFVVAVAVPGAFDGHALLFSLAYFVVRVLHIGLYILGTEPETQQGVRRLAPGFLGGPALLIVASFLNGAAQGALWASALAIDYGVPYIRGNEGFYIDAQHFVERYRLIIIVALGEILIKMGFSATELSLDPAQILGIVLGMGFVITLWWLYFDYLVSAAERRLADTEGHERALRALVSYSYIHFLIVCGIIFTALGIREAISHLGSALEMLPTVALYGGGALFLFGRGEFQRRETAQIPAPGLVVAAVIVLLIPIGARLQALTALGFVVISFATLLTYEVTDHRLLRTQ; translated from the coding sequence ATGGTCTCAGAACTACTCGATGTTCCAAATAGGACTCGTGAAGAGTCACAGGAGGTCAGTACACTAGAGCTATTCTTCGATCTGGTGTTCGTGTTTGGATTCATCCAGGTTGTAGATTTTCTATCAGCTAATCTAACTTGGGAAGGGATGGCTCGTGGTATAGCGTTGCTGGGAGTGCTCTGGTGGGCGTGGGTAACCTACTCCTGGTTGACGGACGCCATACCTGCCGCAGAGACCCTCGCTGGGCGGCTCGTCATTCTCACTGCGACAACAAGTATGTTCGTCGTTGCAGTAGCCGTCCCGGGAGCTTTTGACGGCCACGCATTACTCTTCAGTCTCGCGTATTTCGTGGTTCGAGTCCTACATATAGGCTTGTATATCCTCGGTACTGAACCGGAGACTCAACAGGGTGTTCGACGACTGGCACCTGGATTTCTCGGTGGGCCAGCACTTTTAATCGTTGCCAGCTTTCTCAACGGGGCTGCCCAGGGAGCACTCTGGGCCAGTGCGCTTGCGATCGACTACGGTGTGCCGTACATCCGCGGGAATGAAGGCTTCTACATCGATGCTCAGCACTTCGTCGAACGGTATCGCCTCATAATCATCGTCGCGCTCGGAGAGATACTGATTAAGATGGGGTTCAGTGCAACAGAACTGAGCTTGGATCCGGCCCAAATCCTCGGTATCGTGCTCGGAATGGGGTTCGTTATCACGCTTTGGTGGCTGTACTTTGACTATCTCGTTTCGGCGGCAGAACGGCGACTCGCAGATACAGAAGGACACGAGCGTGCGCTTCGAGCGCTCGTCTCCTATAGCTACATCCATTTTCTCATCGTTTGTGGAATCATCTTCACTGCTCTCGGTATCAGAGAGGCTATTTCTCATCTCGGGAGTGCCCTGGAGATGCTCCCGACGGTTGCCCTATACGGCGGTGGAGCGCTCTTCTTATTCGGCCGTGGCGAATTTCAGCGGCGTGAAACTGCTCAAATACCCGCACCCGGGCTGGTAGTTGCGGCCGTCATTGTTCTCTTGATTCCGATCGGCGCTCGACTCCAAGCACTGACCGCCTTGGGGTTCGTAGTCATATCATTCGCCACCCTCCTGACGTACGAAGTAACGGATCATAGACTCCTGAGAACTCAGTAA
- a CDS encoding VOC family protein — MADYTPALHHVSAIAGDPQQNVDFFTEVLGMRLVKQTVNFDEKFMYHLYYGDHRGSPGSLITFFPNQRGREGRIGQPQPSATTFAVPNGAIPYWQERLDDRGVDVDEPIERFGETVLQFRDPDGQRLELVARETDRPPVTESFPRKYAIRGLCGVTLLSSSVYHTAALLEILDFSPVDQQGERVRYGTPDSSVPTMDLLDTETSYGREGSGTVHHVAFRKGTRSLEKWREYLFDAGLEPTRIKDRRYFKSLYFRGPGGILFEIATEGPGFTIDADRSELGANLQLPPRYEPDREMITRQLPELALPDEPVGPGLVQE; from the coding sequence TTGGCCGACTATACACCAGCCCTGCATCACGTATCAGCGATAGCTGGCGATCCCCAGCAGAACGTCGACTTCTTCACCGAAGTCCTTGGGATGCGACTCGTCAAGCAAACCGTAAATTTCGATGAGAAATTTATGTACCACCTCTACTACGGGGATCACCGGGGTTCACCAGGCTCTCTCATCACTTTCTTTCCCAACCAACGAGGGAGAGAGGGGCGAATCGGTCAACCCCAACCCTCCGCAACGACGTTCGCGGTACCGAACGGGGCCATACCGTATTGGCAGGAGCGACTCGACGATCGAGGCGTCGACGTCGATGAGCCAATCGAACGGTTCGGCGAGACCGTGCTCCAGTTCCGTGACCCCGACGGCCAACGACTAGAATTAGTCGCTCGCGAAACGGACCGGCCTCCAGTGACAGAGTCGTTCCCTCGTAAATACGCAATCCGTGGCCTCTGCGGTGTCACGCTGTTGTCGTCAAGCGTGTATCACACTGCAGCACTGCTAGAGATTCTTGATTTCTCGCCGGTCGACCAGCAGGGCGAACGTGTCCGCTACGGCACACCGGATTCGTCTGTTCCCACGATGGATCTGCTCGATACAGAAACATCGTACGGACGGGAGGGAAGTGGGACCGTCCACCATGTCGCGTTCCGAAAGGGAACCCGATCACTCGAGAAGTGGCGCGAATATCTTTTCGACGCTGGTCTGGAGCCGACGCGAATCAAGGACCGACGGTACTTCAAATCGCTCTACTTCCGTGGTCCGGGTGGAATCCTTTTCGAGATCGCGACCGAGGGGCCTGGATTCACCATCGATGCGGACAGATCAGAACTAGGGGCAAACTTGCAGCTTCCGCCACGGTACGAGCCCGATCGAGAGATGATAACCCGACAGCTCCCCGAACTGGCTCTCCCAGATGAACCAGTTGGGCCAGGTCTAGTGCAAGAATGA
- a CDS encoding ring-cleaving dioxygenase, whose protein sequence is MTVTTPGLHHVTAIAGDPERNASFYVETLGLRFVKRTVNHDDTKTYHFYFGDGEGTPGTNFTFFPWTDRGRRGEFGAGQAQATAYLIEPDSLEYWVDRLESRGVDVEQSQRFGEAVLAFEDPDGIGLELVASEAAAAADAEPWDDSPIPADHQLRGFHSVTLAVPEFAPTASVLTNVLGYELDGESDGRRRYRAAGENPGSVIDLVETDLERGRMGIGTVHHVAFTVTDVEAQERWRDAFSDHGQHVTEVIDRKYFQSIYSREPGGVLFEMATTKPGFTVDESIDELGSRLTLPEWLENERAEIEAHLPPFDHESIGSGEH, encoded by the coding sequence ATGACGGTAACTACGCCGGGGCTGCATCACGTGACCGCGATCGCAGGCGACCCAGAGCGTAATGCCTCGTTCTACGTAGAGACACTCGGCCTGCGATTCGTGAAGCGCACTGTCAACCACGACGACACGAAGACATACCACTTCTACTTCGGAGACGGTGAGGGGACTCCCGGGACGAACTTCACATTCTTCCCGTGGACCGACCGCGGCCGAAGAGGGGAGTTCGGTGCTGGACAGGCCCAGGCTACGGCGTACCTGATCGAACCGGACTCCCTCGAGTACTGGGTCGACCGACTCGAATCCAGAGGTGTAGACGTCGAACAGAGCCAACGGTTCGGTGAGGCGGTCCTTGCGTTCGAAGACCCTGACGGAATCGGTCTCGAACTCGTCGCTTCGGAGGCAGCGGCCGCTGCCGACGCGGAGCCGTGGGACGACAGCCCGATTCCAGCTGACCACCAACTCCGGGGGTTCCATAGCGTGACTCTGGCAGTCCCGGAGTTCGCGCCGACTGCGTCGGTTCTCACGAACGTGTTGGGCTATGAACTGGATGGTGAATCGGACGGGCGACGACGCTATCGCGCGGCTGGCGAGAACCCTGGATCGGTTATTGATCTCGTCGAGACGGACCTGGAGCGAGGACGGATGGGAATCGGAACAGTGCACCACGTCGCGTTCACGGTGACCGATGTGGAGGCGCAGGAACGCTGGCGAGATGCATTCTCCGACCACGGTCAGCACGTTACCGAAGTCATCGACCGGAAGTACTTCCAATCGATTTACTCTCGGGAACCCGGTGGCGTCCTCTTCGAGATGGCGACGACGAAGCCCGGGTTCACAGTGGACGAGAGCATCGACGAACTGGGTTCGAGGCTCACGCTACCGGAGTGGCTGGAGAACGAACGCGCGGAGATCGAGGCGCACCTTCCACCGTTTGATCACGAGTCTATCGGCTCTGGAGAGCACTGA